The genomic interval GCAGGAACCAGCCGGTGCCCAGCACGATTGGCGGCACCAGCAGCACCAGCGATCCCATTGCCGCCATCGTCGCGCTGAAACCCTTCTCCACCGCGCTCGGCCGTTTTGCCGCGGCCACCGCCCCGGTCGCGGCGATGAAGGCGAGCGCCACGAGAAGCGAGAGCAGCGCGGCGCCAAGCCCAATCGCAAGGCTTGTCGCCGTCGCCCGCAGAAAGACCCGTTCGCCGAGAAGCTTGACGAGGTCGGCCTCGAAGCCCTTGATGACGATCATGGCGAGCGGCAGTGCGAGGGCGATCGTGAAAAGCGCGATGATGCCGGCATCTGCCAGCGCCTTGAACCGTCCGGCGCCGTCCGGACGGGCAAGCGCGGTGTCGGCGCTGGTGCCGGGATCGCTGGCCTTGGGCAGGAAGGCGAGCGCGATCAGCACCAGACCGGTCAGCCCGATCTGCATGCCGGCAAGGGCGACGGCGCGGGCGGGATTGAAATCGAAGCGCAGCGCCTGATAGATCGCGACCTCGATCGTGGTCGCCGCCGGCCCGCCGCCAAGGATCAGCACCAGCGTGAACGAGGTGGCGCACAGCATGAAGATCAGCCCGGCGACGCCGGCGATCAGCGGCGCGATCACCGGCCATTCGACGAAGCGGAACACCGCGCGGCCGGGCATGTCAAGCATCGCCGCCGATTTGAAATATTCCTGCGGCACCCGCTCCAGCCCCGCCAGAAACAGGCGAGCAGCGAGCGGCAGGTTGAAATAGACATGGGCCAGCAGAATGCCCTGCAGGCCATAGATCTGGAGCGGGCGGCCGAAGCCTGCGAGCGTCAGCAGATCGTTGAATATTCCCTGCCGGCCCCAGATGCCGATCAGCCCGAGCGCGCCGATCAGCACCGGCAGGCCGAGCGGCACCGCCATCAGCCGCACGATCCACAGCCGGCCCGGAAAATGCGGCCGCCGCGCCAGCGCCAGCGCGACCGGGATGGCCAGCGCCACCGAAATCAGCGTCGACAGCGTGGCCTGCCACAGCGTGAAACGCAGGATGCGCCAGACATAGGGCTCGTCGAACACCGCGATCGAAGCCTGCAGCCGCCCGAAACCGGAGAGCGCGGCAATGGCGATCGCGATGAAGCCGATCACGCTCGCAAGGGCGGCGATGCCGTAGCCATAGCTGCGGCGGCGTTCTGAGGAGGACATCAGCACGGGGGGGTCCTCTCGCTCAGGCGCAGGCGGGCGGATGGGCCCGGCAGCGTCTGGAGGGTGCAAGCCACCGCACAGCCAGCCCGCTACCTCGCCACTTGAGAAGTGGGTCTGTTGCATGCAGGCGTGGCGTCTTGCTCCCAATATTCTCTCCCGCTGGCGGGAGAGATGCCCCGAAAGGGGCAGTGAGGGTGGCGCAGCATTTCAAATTGTGAAGGCGTTCGTAGTGATAGACTCCCCCCTCACTGTCGCTGTCGCGACATCTCTCCCCTCCGGGGCGAGAAGGCTTGGGGGCTATGCGGCATGGTTCGCCGCAGTATGCTGGAGGTGAGGCAATGTCACGCACCCACCGCACAGCCAGCCCACCACCTCGCTTATAAAGGAGTGGGGCTGTTGCATGCAGGCGCGGCGTCTTGCTCCCAATATTCTCTCCCGCTGGCGGGAGAGATGCCCCGAAAGGGGCAGTGAGGGTGGCGCAGCATTTCAAATTGTGAAGGCGTTCGTAGTGATAGACTCCCCCCTCACTGTCGCTGTCGCGACATCTCTCCCCTCCGGGGCGAGAAAGTTTGGGGGCTATGCGGCGCGGTCGTTTGCTGTGGTGCGGCACCAAGCGAGAGGCAGCGTCCCGTCTCCATTTCGCCGTCGCGTGGCTCGCCCTCACCGCGCGCTCATGGCGTTCAGCCATTCGTCGATCCATTTCTGGCGGTTCTCGGCGACGACGTCGGGGGAAAATTGCAGGGTCTTTTGCGGTTTGACGGCGTTTTCGAAGGCGGCGGGCAGCGGCTCGCTGGTCGCGGCCGCGGGCATCATCCAGTTGTGGGTCGGGATCGCGTCCTGGAAACCGGGGGTGAGGATGAATTCGAGGAAGGAGCGGGCGAGTTCCGGGTCATCGGCCACGGTCGTCATGCCGGCGACCTCGATCTGGATGTAGAGCCCGTCCTTGAAATCGATCGCCTTGTAGCGGTCGCTCCCCTCCTCGATCTCGTGATAGGCCGGCGAGGTGGTGTAGGACAGCACCATCGGCGCCTCGCCGCTGGTGAACAGGCCGTAGGCTTCCGACCAGCCCGGGGCGACCGTCAGGATCCGGTCGGAGAGCTTTTCCCATTGCGCTGCGGCGTCATCGCCATAGATCGACTTCATCCACAGCAGCATGCCAAGGCCCGGCGTCGAGGTGCGTGGGTCCTCGATCACCAGTTTCTGGTCGGCGGGTCCGTTCACCAACTCGTCAAGCGTGGTCGGCGGGTTGTCGATGCTTTCGGTGTCGTAGACGATGTCGAACCAGCCGTAATCGAAGGGCACGAAGATATCGTCGGAAAAGCCACCGGGGATATCGGCCGCTTCGGTCGAGACGCCGGATTTCGCGAAGAAGCCGGTTTCCTTCGCTTCGTGGACGAGGTTGTTGTCGAGGCCGAGAACGATATCGGCCGGGCTCGACTGGCCTTCGAGCTTCAGCCGGTTGAGGAGCGCAACGCCGTCCTCGACGCTGACGAATTTCAGCGTACAGTCGCAGGTCTGCTCGAAGGCGTCCTTGACCACCGGCCCCGGACCCCATTCGGCATCGAAGCTTTCATAGGTGTAGACGGTGAGGACCTTGTTCTCCTGGGCGCCCGCCGGCAGCGCCGGCAGCGCCGCAAGCGCGAGAATGGCGATGGTCGTGCGATAGGTCATGACGCCTCCTTGTGTTCGATAACTGAAGGGGAAAACGGCGTCCTGCGCGTCTAATCCCTCCGCCGGTGCTAGCCGGATCAGGTTCTTCGGGTTGGCTTAAAGCCTCTCAGCGAAAATCGCACCCCGTTAGAGCTGACCAAACACCTATCGCGGCGTACCCGGCATTTCAAGAGGCGCGCGATTTGAAAAAATGGCCCGGAAGCATTAGGTAAAGGCGTGTCCGGCCTGCCGGACGAAAAGTCGGTCGTCATGCGAAATAAAGCGTGTCGGCTCATCCTTCAGGGGCGAAAGCACTCTGGAAAACCGGAAACGGCGCGGCCGATCTCGGCCAGCGTGCAGTGTTTCAAGGAAGGAGCACACGAGATGACAGAAGCAAAAGCGGGCGATACCGTTCGTATTCACTATACCGGAACCCTCAATGACGGTTCGACCTTCGACAGTTCCGAAGGCCGCCAGCCGCTGGAATTCACCGTCGGCGCCGGTCAGATCATTCCCGGCCTCGACCGCGAGATCGCCGGCATGAATGTCGGCGACAGCCGCGATGTGAAGGTCGATTCCAGCGAAGCCTATGGCCCCCATGACCCGCAGAAGGTGCAGGTCGTGCCGCGCTCCGCCATGCCGCAGGAAGTGGAAGTTGCCCCCGGCATGCAGCTTCAGGCGCGCACGCCAGATGGCCAGACCGTGCCGCTGATCGTGACCAAGGTCGAGGAACAGGAAGTCACCGTCGACGCCAATCATCCGCTCGCGGGCCAGGATCTGAATTTTGCTGTCGAGTTGGTCGAGATCGTCAAGGCCGCCTGATCAGGGCCTGCCGCACGGTTTTCGAACTATGTGAAAATATTGCGGCGCGAAGGTGGCACATTGCCATGATTTTGCCATTCTTTGGCTGAATGGCTTTGCTAATAATGGGCTGGTACGCAAATGTGTGTGTCAGCCCTTTTTGATGAGCCATCCCCATGCCGGATTCCCGGAACGTCTATTTTATCGATCGAAAATATTCTCCTTCACCGATGGAACCGAAACGGGCCTGCCTCGTTTGTGACTCGTCCGCGCCCGTCTGGCGCCGGGCATTCGCGCAACCGCGCCTGCGCGCTTCCGGCGGGCGAAGGGAATGAGTATGCTGCTCTGCACCATTTCATATTATCTATCCATTTAAAGCCAACGGGATTTACGCATGAAGAGACGAACCTTTCTGGCCCAGACCGCGGTTGGCGCGCTCGCCCTTTCCGGAATGGGCGGCGAGGCATTCGCGCAGCAGGCGGTCGAGCCGGGAAAGATGCCGGAGGCCAATGCAACGGTCGAGGCGTCAGCGCCGCCTCCCGATGCCTTCACTTTCGACACGCTTACCGAGCAGATGAAGGCCAGGGCCGGCGAGCCCTATCAGGAGCCGTCCCAGGAGGTTCCCGAGCCGTTCCGGGACCTTCAGTATGATGATTACCGCGCGATCCGTTACGATCCCAACAAGGCGATCTGGCGCGACCAGTCCGATTTCCAGCTTCAGGCCTTCGCGCTCGGCTGGCTGTTCAAGACGCCGGTCGATATCTACGAGGTCGCCGATGGCGCGGCGCAGAAACTCGAGTTCACGGGCGATGACTTCATCTACCGCGCGCCGCTGGATGTCGAGCAGTTCCATGGCGTCAAGCTGCCGGGGGTCGCGGGCTTCCGGATCAACTATCCGCTGAACCGACCGGAAGTCTCGGACGAGCTGATCTCGTTTCTGGGCTCGTCCTATTTCCGCGCGCTCGGCCAGAACAATCTTTATGGCCTTTCGGCGCGCGGGCTCGCGGTCAACACCGCGACCAGCCAGGGCGAGGAGTTTCCGCGGTTTTCCGCCTTCTACATCATGCGCCCGGGAACGGAGAACGACAAGATCACTGTCTTCGCCGCGCTTGACGGCCCGAGCGTGACCGGCGCTTACCGTTTCGTGATCACGCCGGGCAAGAACACGCGCATGGATGTCACCGCGCGACTCTTTTTCCGGAACGATATCGAGCGTCTCGGCGTTGCCCCTATGACTTCCATGTTTCTGTTCGGGCCGGCCAACCATCATGCCTTCGATGACTACCGCGAGCGGGTTCATGACAGCGAGGGCCTCAAGATCGTGCGGGCCGATGGAACGGAGTTGTGGCGCAATCTGCAGAATGCCAAGACGCTTGCCAATTCGTTCTTCGGCGAAACCAATCCGCGGGCGTTCGGCCTCTACCAGCGCCATCGCGCATTCGAGGATTATCAGGATGCAGAGGCCCATTACGAGCGGCGGCCTTCGCTTCTGGTGGAGCCGGTCGGAAACTGGGGCAAGGGCACGATTTCGCTTGTCGAGATCCCGACCGACAAGGAAGTCAACGACAATATCGTCTGCTTCTGGCAGCCGGAAGCGCCCGCCAAGAAAGGCGGATCGGCCGAATTCGGATACCGGCTGACCTGGGGCGCGATCGAGGAAGACCAGGCCAGGCTCGCCCGCGTCATCGATATTCGCAGCGGCGAGGGCGGCGTTTCGGGCGTGGCCAACGACGATGACGACGTGCGCAAGCTCGTGGTCGATTTCGCCGGCGGCCCGCTGGATGACATGGCGCCCGGCTCGGAACTGCAGGAGCGCCTGCACATTACCAATGGCGAGGTCGTGCATTCCACGGTCTCGGCAATCAGAGGCCAGGGCGTCTGGCGTCTGGCAATCGATATCAAGCCCGCCGGCGACGCGCCGGTGGAAATTGTCGGGGCGCTGACGGACGGAAGCCGCGACGTGAGTGAAATCTGGTTATATCAGTGGAGAAAAGGCGATGACCAACCAAATTAACGGGTCGGATCAGAACATGGAATTCAGCCGGTTTCTTCCGGCGTCCGCGCCGCTTCCCATGCCCGAGCAGCTTCTTGAGCGCCCGCGCCGCCGCGGCGTGATCGCGACGATCCTGTCGCCGGTTCTCGTGTGGCAGCGCCCGCGCTCGGCACGGCTCTAGAAACCGGAAGATAACTTTTCCGGACGGCGTCTCGCTTTCAACGGCGAGGCCCGCAAGGATTAAAGGGATAACCGATGCTGGCCTTCAGACGGACCTTTTCGATCGTATTCGCCGCAATCATCGCGATTGCGGCGTCTCGCATCGCGATGGACGTTTTCTTCGCCGACGGCGCCGACTGGGTCGACTTCGTGCGGATCGCGCTTTGCGCTGCGACCGCCGCCTGGATCGCCTGGGGCGCGGCGCTCGGCATTGGCGGCCTGATCGGTCGCCGGTTCAAGACGCCGCCGCGCGCCTCGCTTGCCGAAAGCGGCCAGGCGGCAAAGACCGCCATCCTGATCCCGGTCTATAACGAGGACCCGCGCGCGACGTTCTCGTCGGCCGCCGCCATGGCGCATTCGCTGGCGCAAACGCCCTATGCCGGGCTTTTCGATATCGCCATCCTCTCCGACAGCCGCGACCCCGAGGTGATCGCGCAGGAGGAGGCGTGGTTCCTCACCCTTCACGCCGACATGCCGCGCGAGATCGGCGCGTTCTATCGCCGCCGCACCGACAATACCGGCAAGAAAGCCGGCAATATCGGCGATTTCGTCCGCCGCCACGGCGCGCGCTACCCCTATATGCTGATCCTCGACGCCGACAGCCTGATGGAAGGCGAGACGATCGTGGAAATGCTGCGCCGGATGGAAGCCGAGCCAAGGCTTGGCCTGTTACAGACTCTGCCCAAGATCATCGCGTCGAAGACCTGGTTCGCCCGCGCCCTGCAGTTTTCCGCCGGCCTGTTTTCGCCGATGTTCACCCGCGGCCTTGCCCGTATCCAGGGCGAGGAAGGCCCGTTCTGGGGCCATAACGCCATGGTGCGCACCAATGCCTTTGCCGAAAGCTGCGGCCTGCCGGCGCTTTCCGGCGCGCCGCCCTTCGGCGGCCATATCCTGAGCCACGACTATGTCGAGGCGGCGCTCTTGCGGCGTCAGGGATGGATCGTGCGTGTCGATCCTGATCTCGAGGGCTCCTACGAGGAAGGGCCGCAAAACGCGATCGACTACGCCAAACGCGACCGCCGCTGGTGCCAGGGCAACCTCCAGCATATCCGCCTTTTGACCGCGCCCGGCCTGCATGGCTGGAACCGCTTCACCTTTCTGCAGGGCGTGATGGCCTATATCAGCTCGCCGCTGTGGATGGCCTTCATCGTCGCCTCGATCGTCGCGCCGCTGTTTGCGCCCGCGATCGACTATTTTCCAAGCCCCTATCTGCCAGCGATCTTTCCGCGGGCCGAGACCGCGCTCGCGGTCACGCTGCTGGTCGGCGTCGGCGGTCTGCTGATCGGGCCGAAACTGCTGATCGCGCTGCGCGCCGGGCTTTCCGGCGAAGCGCGCCGTTTCGGGGGCTTTTTCCGGGTGTTCCTGTCCACGCTCGCGGAAATCATCTGGTCGTCGCTGCTCGCGCCGATCACGCTGATGTATCAAAGCCGTTCGGTGATGCAGGTGATCTTCGGCATGGATGGCGGCTGGCCGTCTTCCGACCGCGAGGGCCAGACGCTGAAATTCGGCGAAGCCTTCCGGGCAAGCTGGTGGATCGTGCTGACCGGCATTCTGACGCTCGTCGGCTCGTGGACGCTCGCGCCGGACCTGTTCTGGTGGCTGACGCCGATTGCCGGTCCGCAGATTATCGCCCCGCTGCTGATTGCCGCCAGTTCATCGCCGGCGAGCGGGCGGTTCGCGTATCACTGCCAGCTGTTCCGCACGCCCGAGGAACTGGCGCGTCCGGCGATCGTCAGGGAACGCGACCGCGTTCTTGCGCGTTGGAACGAGAGACCGGTTGTTGACCGGGAGATCGCCGCGCCGAGGACGGATGCAATCGAGCCCGCCTATTCGGCCGCGCAGGGATAACGCCTTTGGACGCAAACAGGAGCAAGGCCGCCGCCCCGACGGCCCCGGTGAAAAGCAAGCGCGATCCGCGCCTCGATGTTCTGCGCGGTCTGGCGCTGATCATCATCTTCATCGACCATGTGCCGGAAAACCTCTACTCGTTCTACACCATGCGGATGTATGGTTTCTCCGATGCGGCAGAAGCCTTCGTTCTGATCTCGGGCATTTCGGCGGGCCTTGCCTATAGCGGCCGGTTCGTCGCCGGCTCGCTGATGGAGACGGCGAAACGCATCTGGCGCCGGGCCGGCACGATCTATGGCGCGCATCTGTTCTCCACGCTCGTGGTTCTGGCGCTTGCGACGCCGTTCCTGGTCCGCTTCGGCATGGAGGAGTTCGCCGAGTTGAACGGGCTGTCATGGCTTTGGAAGCAGCCGCTCGGCACGGTCGCCGGCTCGGCTCTGCTCACTTATCAGGTCAGCTATTTCAACATCCTGCCGCTTTATATCGTGCTGTTTGCGGCCCTGCCGGCGCTGCTATTGCTTGGCAAGCGCAGCATCGGCCTGATGCTGTCGGTCTCGTTCGCGGTCTGGCTTGTGGCGCGCTATTTCGAGGTCCGGCTGCCGGCCTATCCGGCCGACTGGGCCTGGTTCTTCAATCCGTTCTGCTGGCAGTTGCTGTTTGCGATCGGCCTTGCGGTCGGCATCGCCAACCGGCGCGGCAAGGCGCTGGTCGCGTTTCACCCCGCCCTTTACGCTGCCTGCGTCGCCTTCGTGGTCTATGCCTTGTGGTGGCGGCTGATCGGGGAGTATAATTTCCCGTTCCCCGCCTTCATGCCGGACTTCATCGCCGATACCAGCAAGGAATGGCTCAGCCTGCCGCGCATCGCCCACATTCTGGCGCTCGCCTATATCGTGGTTTACATGCCGGGGCTCAAACGCCTCCTGTCGCTGCCGGTCTTCGAGCCGATCAATGTCATGGGCCGGGCGAGCCTCGCCACCTTCGTCACCGGCTCGCTGACCGCCTTCGCGTTTCAGATCCTGCGCGAAATGACCGGCGTTACGGTTCTGGGGGATACTCTGCTGCTGCTGGCGGGCATCGCGATCCAGTATTTCGCCGCCCGCACGGCGCTTGCCCGCGCCGGCAAGGCCAGGGCTGCGGCGATACCGGCCGCGATCACGCCGCCGCCGGAGGCCGCCATCAAGCGGTCAGGCTGAGCTTCCGGCCTTGGCCGGCGCGCCGAGCAGCATCGGCCGCAGCGCAAGGGCGGCGACAAGGCCGATCAGACAGACGACGGCCGCAAACATGAACAGCATGGTGAATGTATCGCCGTAACCGCCGATCGCCAGCGCGCGGGCAGGCTCCGGCAATGCGGCGATGGCCGTGGGAGAAAGCTCCGTAAGCGATCCGACGCCCGGAATGGACGCGGAACGGCCAAGGCCATGGGCCAGGATCGCGCCGTAGATGGAAATGCCGGCGGATGCCCCCACCATGCGCGACAGCGTCACCGTGCCGGTAGCGGCCCCGACATCGCCGCCGCGCGCGGCGTTTTGAACGCCAAGCACCGGCACCTGCTGGCCGAAGCCGATGCCGAGCCCGTGCAGGCCGAGGATCACCGCCATCAGCGCCAGCGGCGCGGAGACGGCAAACAGCGATAGCGTCACAAAGGCCAGCGTCGAGATCGACAGGCCGAGAATGGCAAATGGCCGGTATCGTCCGGTGATCGACATCAGCCGCCCGCCGGTGAGCGCGCCGACAGCGAGGCCGATGGTGACCGGAATGAAGAACAGGCCCGCCGCCGTGGGCGAGAGCCCGTGAACGGTCTGCAGGAACAAGGCGAGATAATTGACCATGCCGATCGCGATGCTGCCGCTGGCGATCGAGACGATCAGAAGCAGCACGACAGTCCGGTTGGAAAACAGCGAGAGCGGGATCATCGGCTCGGGCGCGCGCCGTTCCACCATCACCCACAGGGCGGTGAGCACGGCGACGGCTGCCACCACGCCGAGGCTTTCAGGCGACAGCATCGAGCCGAAGATTTCGCCGGAATCGCACCACAGCACGATCCCCGTCACCATCAGCGCCAGAAGCAGCGCGCCGAGGAAATCGATCTTCGGCCTGCGCCCGGTCTTGCGGTTGGGGAG from Martelella mediterranea DSM 17316 carries:
- a CDS encoding OpgC family protein — its product is MDANRSKAAAPTAPVKSKRDPRLDVLRGLALIIIFIDHVPENLYSFYTMRMYGFSDAAEAFVLISGISAGLAYSGRFVAGSLMETAKRIWRRAGTIYGAHLFSTLVVLALATPFLVRFGMEEFAELNGLSWLWKQPLGTVAGSALLTYQVSYFNILPLYIVLFAALPALLLLGKRSIGLMLSVSFAVWLVARYFEVRLPAYPADWAWFFNPFCWQLLFAIGLAVGIANRRGKALVAFHPALYAACVAFVVYALWWRLIGEYNFPFPAFMPDFIADTSKEWLSLPRIAHILALAYIVVYMPGLKRLLSLPVFEPINVMGRASLATFVTGSLTAFAFQILREMTGVTVLGDTLLLLAGIAIQYFAARTALARAGKARAAAIPAAITPPPEAAIKRSG
- a CDS encoding glucan biosynthesis protein; translated protein: MKRRTFLAQTAVGALALSGMGGEAFAQQAVEPGKMPEANATVEASAPPPDAFTFDTLTEQMKARAGEPYQEPSQEVPEPFRDLQYDDYRAIRYDPNKAIWRDQSDFQLQAFALGWLFKTPVDIYEVADGAAQKLEFTGDDFIYRAPLDVEQFHGVKLPGVAGFRINYPLNRPEVSDELISFLGSSYFRALGQNNLYGLSARGLAVNTATSQGEEFPRFSAFYIMRPGTENDKITVFAALDGPSVTGAYRFVITPGKNTRMDVTARLFFRNDIERLGVAPMTSMFLFGPANHHAFDDYRERVHDSEGLKIVRADGTELWRNLQNAKTLANSFFGETNPRAFGLYQRHRAFEDYQDAEAHYERRPSLLVEPVGNWGKGTISLVEIPTDKEVNDNIVCFWQPEAPAKKGGSAEFGYRLTWGAIEEDQARLARVIDIRSGEGGVSGVANDDDDVRKLVVDFAGGPLDDMAPGSELQERLHITNGEVVHSTVSAIRGQGVWRLAIDIKPAGDAPVEIVGALTDGSRDVSEIWLYQWRKGDDQPN
- the thiP gene encoding thiamine/thiamine pyrophosphate ABC transporter permease; its protein translation is MSSSERRRSYGYGIAALASVIGFIAIAIAALSGFGRLQASIAVFDEPYVWRILRFTLWQATLSTLISVALAIPVALALARRPHFPGRLWIVRLMAVPLGLPVLIGALGLIGIWGRQGIFNDLLTLAGFGRPLQIYGLQGILLAHVYFNLPLAARLFLAGLERVPQEYFKSAAMLDMPGRAVFRFVEWPVIAPLIAGVAGLIFMLCATSFTLVLILGGGPAATTIEVAIYQALRFDFNPARAVALAGMQIGLTGLVLIALAFLPKASDPGTSADTALARPDGAGRFKALADAGIIALFTIALALPLAMIVIKGFEADLVKLLGERVFLRATATSLAIGLGAALLSLLVALAFIAATGAVAAAKRPSAVEKGFSATMAAMGSLVLLVPPIVLGTGWFLLLRPFGLTDAAAPLVVAGINALMALPFVLRVLQPAIAVHRARTARLAASLGLSGFARLRIVDWPGLKRPLLTALSFAMALSLGDLGAVALFGGDDLTTLPWLLYSRLGSYRTADANGLALILGAICLILMVAGTRRQAAR
- the thiB gene encoding thiamine ABC transporter substrate binding subunit, translated to MTYRTTIAILALAALPALPAGAQENKVLTVYTYESFDAEWGPGPVVKDAFEQTCDCTLKFVSVEDGVALLNRLKLEGQSSPADIVLGLDNNLVHEAKETGFFAKSGVSTEAADIPGGFSDDIFVPFDYGWFDIVYDTESIDNPPTTLDELVNGPADQKLVIEDPRTSTPGLGMLLWMKSIYGDDAAAQWEKLSDRILTVAPGWSEAYGLFTSGEAPMVLSYTTSPAYHEIEEGSDRYKAIDFKDGLYIQIEVAGMTTVADDPELARSFLEFILTPGFQDAIPTHNWMMPAAATSEPLPAAFENAVKPQKTLQFSPDVVAENRQKWIDEWLNAMSAR
- the mdoH gene encoding glucans biosynthesis glucosyltransferase MdoH, whose product is MLAFRRTFSIVFAAIIAIAASRIAMDVFFADGADWVDFVRIALCAATAAWIAWGAALGIGGLIGRRFKTPPRASLAESGQAAKTAILIPVYNEDPRATFSSAAAMAHSLAQTPYAGLFDIAILSDSRDPEVIAQEEAWFLTLHADMPREIGAFYRRRTDNTGKKAGNIGDFVRRHGARYPYMLILDADSLMEGETIVEMLRRMEAEPRLGLLQTLPKIIASKTWFARALQFSAGLFSPMFTRGLARIQGEEGPFWGHNAMVRTNAFAESCGLPALSGAPPFGGHILSHDYVEAALLRRQGWIVRVDPDLEGSYEEGPQNAIDYAKRDRRWCQGNLQHIRLLTAPGLHGWNRFTFLQGVMAYISSPLWMAFIVASIVAPLFAPAIDYFPSPYLPAIFPRAETALAVTLLVGVGGLLIGPKLLIALRAGLSGEARRFGGFFRVFLSTLAEIIWSSLLAPITLMYQSRSVMQVIFGMDGGWPSSDREGQTLKFGEAFRASWWIVLTGILTLVGSWTLAPDLFWWLTPIAGPQIIAPLLIAASSSPASGRFAYHCQLFRTPEELARPAIVRERDRVLARWNERPVVDREIAAPRTDAIEPAYSAAQG
- a CDS encoding MDR family MFS transporter, with product MDQQSPFVSLVEHPRRRVIAFLFLLMSMFLATLDNQIVSTALPTIVGEFGAVERFGWVASAYLLASCAVMPIYGKLGDLIGRKYVLMAAIVIFLVGSLTCGLAVSMNTLIAARVLQGFGGGGLMVSIFSLNADLFPARERAKYQSYASLVLMTSGALGPILGGTMTAAFGWRSIFLVNLPVGLVVLVGLHILLPNRKTGRRPKIDFLGALLLALMVTGIVLWCDSGEIFGSMLSPESLGVVAAVAVLTALWVMVERRAPEPMIPLSLFSNRTVVLLLIVSIASGSIAIGMVNYLALFLQTVHGLSPTAAGLFFIPVTIGLAVGALTGGRLMSITGRYRPFAILGLSISTLAFVTLSLFAVSAPLALMAVILGLHGLGIGFGQQVPVLGVQNAARGGDVGAATGTVTLSRMVGASAGISIYGAILAHGLGRSASIPGVGSLTELSPTAIAALPEPARALAIGGYGDTFTMLFMFAAVVCLIGLVAALALRPMLLGAPAKAGSSA
- a CDS encoding FKBP-type peptidyl-prolyl cis-trans isomerase, translating into MTEAKAGDTVRIHYTGTLNDGSTFDSSEGRQPLEFTVGAGQIIPGLDREIAGMNVGDSRDVKVDSSEAYGPHDPQKVQVVPRSAMPQEVEVAPGMQLQARTPDGQTVPLIVTKVEEQEVTVDANHPLAGQDLNFAVELVEIVKAA